The sequence below is a genomic window from Streptomyces sp. NBC_00289.
TCCCCACGGTGCGGCGCGAGCAGGCCACCGTCCAGTCATCCCGTGGACGGCGACCTGGGTATCAGGTGGCGCCGGGGGCCGCTCCGCCGGACAGGCCGAGGGCCGGAAGTACGGCGGCCTCGACGAACCGGACCACGTAGTCCGGGTCGGCGTACTTGCCCTCCAGGACGGGCCGCACGCGCATGATGCCGAACATCTGCGCCGGGATGTACTCCAGCGCCGGGTTGTCGGCGGCGACCTCTCCCCGCTCGACCCCTCGGCGCAGGACCTCCTTGAGCGCGGCGATCTCCGGCTCGACGAGCGCCTCGCGCAGCGCCAGCGCGAGTTCCCGGTCCTGGGTGACGGCGTGCCCGAGCGCCTCGATCAGCTTGCTGTCCTTGCCCGACCACTCCCCCGCGGCCCGCGCCGCCTGGCGCAGGTCCTCGGCGAGGGAGCCGGAGTCGATGTCGGCGAGGGGCACCCGGCGGCTGGCGCGCAGGGCCGCCGCGACGAACTGAGGTTTGGTCTTCCACTGCCGGTAGAGCGTGGACTTGCTGCACCGGGTGCTGGCTGCGATGGCCTCCATGGTGAAGGAGTCGTAGCCGCACTCACGGATCTGTTCCAGCACGGCGTCGAAGAACTCCCGTTCACGCTCCGGCGTGATCTTGGAGCGGCGCGAGGCGGCGACCGTGTCCGGTCCGTCCGCGGCCTGCGACGTCATGGGCTCTGCTCCTCACTCGTGTTTCTTACCGCCTGGGCGGCCTTATTCCCAGTGTGTCGTACTTCCTCGGTGTGAAGTACGTCTATCGATACGCCAGTGTACCGGTACCCGATCGTATCGGTACACTGGCGTATCGGTACGCTGACGTATCGATGAGTTCCACGTGTTCGCGAGCTCGGTCCTCGAGATGAGTCGAGACGGGTCGAGATGAGTTTCGCGGGCACGCCGAGTCATCAGCACGGCCAGCACCACTACACGCACCATCGCCAGTGAAAGTGAAGGGGTCGGGAGATGCATGCCCGCACCGAGCCTGCAGAAGCGGAACCGGGCGCGATAGCGCGACCGCCGCTCGTCCGTGAGCTCCTGCTCGTCGCAGGGCTCTTCCTCGTCTACAAGTTCGGCCGGCAGCTGGCGGCGGGCCACACCACGGAGGCGTTCCACAACGCGCACCGCGTGTGGGACCTCGAACGTGCCGTCCACCTGCCCGGCGAGGGCTCGGCGCAGTCCCTGCTGCTGCACGGCGACACGCTCGCGCACCTGGCGAACACCTACTACGCGACCGTCCACTTCCCGGCCACCGTCGCCTTCCTGGTCTGGCTCTACCTGCGACGCCCGGCGCACTACGTCTGGGCCCGCCGGATCCTCGCGGCGCTCACCTCCGCCGCGCTGCTGACGCACCTTCTCTTCCCGCTCGCCCCGCCGCGGATGCTCACGGCGACCGGCCTGGTGGACACCGCGCGGATGTACGGCCCCTCGGTGTACGGCCCGCCGCGCACCGACCACCTCTCCAACCAGTTCGCCGCGATGCCCTCGCTGCACTTCGGCTGGGCCCTGATGGTGGCGATCGGCCTGATCGTGGCGACCCGGTCGCGGTGGCGCCCGCTGTGGCTGCTGCATCCGCTGCTGACGCTGCTGGTGATCGTCGGTACGGCCAACCACTACTGGCTGGACGCCCTCGCGGCGACGGCCCTGCTCGGGCTCGCGCTCGCGGTGATCCACCCGCCGCACCGGACGGTCACGACGGCCGGACGCGTCCAGGAGAAGCTCGTACCGGCCGAGGAGCCCGTTCTGGTGGGGGCGGCCCGATGAACGCCACCCTGACCGCCGTCGTCCTGTCCCTCTTCTCCGCCGTCGCCTACGCGGCCGCGGCCGTCGCCCAGGAACGACTGGCCTCGCGCACCTCCGGCGAGGGAACACTGCGACTGCTGGGCAGCGGCGCCTGGTGGTGGTCGGTCGCGCTGAACGCGTCCGCCGCACTGCTGCACGTCGTGGCCCTGAGGTACGGGCCGCTCACCGTGGTCCAGCCGCTCGGCGCGCTCACCCTGGTGGCGGCCGTGCCGCTGGGAGCGCGGATCGCGGGTCGCAGGGTCAGCGCCAACGAGTGGCGGGGCACCGCCTACACGCTCGCCGGTCTGGCCGCGATCCTGGTCACGGCGTCCGGGTCCGCGCCCGACACCGTGCTCAGCGCCCCCGAGGCGCTGGCGGTCGCCGGAGCGACGGCGGCGCTGATCGGCATGCTGGCGCGGCCGGGCACGCGGCCGGGTCTGCGGCACGCGACGGCGTCCGGCTTCGCCTCCGGAGTCGCCTCGGCGCTCACCCAGACCGTGACGGTCGCCGCGACGGACCGGACCGGTCCGCTGCTCAGCGTGCAGGTGGTCGGTGTGGCGCTGCTGGTGGCGGCCTTCGCGGCGGGCGGACTGCTGCTGTCCCAGACGGCGTACCGGGGCGGCCTCGGTGCCCCGCTCGCGATGGTGACCCTGGCGAACCCGACGGCCGCCGCGGTGATCGGGCTCTCGCTGCTGGGCGAACGGCTCCAGGGCGGCGCGGCGGGCGTGCTGCTGGCCCTGGCCGGAGCGGGACTGGCGTCGTGGGGCGTGGTCCTGCTGTCACGGGTGACTCCCGCGGCGGGCACCGCGCCCGGCGAGAGCGTCGAGCACGTCGAGCGAGCCAGGGACTTCGAGCACGCCGGACACACCGACGGCCACGAGGAACACCCCGTGGCCGCGGTACTGGCACTGGCGCCGGGCTCGGCCTCGGCCGAACCGGCGTTGCTGCCCCGGCAGTCGGAGCCGGGACACCTCACATCCCTGTGAACCTGCTCAGCCGAGCCCTCGCGAGTCCTGCTTGAGGGCCGTGTCGACGGTCAGGGCCGTCGCCACGACCAGGCTCAGCAGGGGTTCGGGCAACTGGTAGTGAATCTGCAGGACATAGTTGTCCGCGGTGGTGAACATCGTCTTTGCGAGGCCTTCCCAGGTCTTGGTGATCCGGGCGACCTCGTTGTCCGCGTGGTCGACGATCGCGAAGTTCCACGCCCGCCAGTTCTCCGCCTTGATCGCGCCGACCTGCCGGCCGTCGACCCTGATCGCGAAGTTGATCTTTCCGATCATGTTCTGCTGGACGATCTCACCGACCGGTGAACCGTCCGGACGCGCCACGAGCACCCGCGACTTGAGGAACTTCCGCGGCCGGGTCAGCAGCAACTGCGGCTGGCCGTAGGCGTCGCGGATCTCCAGCTTGTGCGTCATGAACTGGTCGATGCTGGCGATGAAGCGCAGGATCTTCTTCAGCGCGCTCTGCCCGACCTGTACGACCGAGCCGATCTGGTTGCCGCCCTGATCCATGACCTTGTACTCGTTGGTCAGCTCGATCAGCTTGGCCTTCTGGTTCACCACCAGCACCGGCTCGGTGAACAGGGTGCCGCCGCCGGGGCCGCTCGCCGCGACCCCGGCCTGCTGCTGCACCTGACGCTGCACGCGCGCGTCCGGGCCGGCCGGCTGCTGCGGCACCTGCCCGGCGGCCTGCTGGGCCTGGTTGGTGTTGTCGGTCCACTGCACGCCGTCCCAGTAACGGAGCGTCTGGGGCGCCCCGTGCGGATCGGGGTACCAGCCTGCAGGTGTGTTCGATTGCGTGGTCACCGGGGCACACTACCCCGAGTCCACCGGTACCTGACCAGCCCCCGCGATACCCCGTTCATCAGGCTTTTACCTCGCCTTTCACCGGGTGGCGAGTGCCGGGTCGCTCACCCCCGCGCGGCCGTTCTCGACATGTCCGGCGAATCGCCTCAGGAACGCGGGGTCGGCGTCGGAGGTGACGGTCAGGTCGTACCAGCGCCGGCCGGCCGACAGGTCGAAGGTGTGCCGGACGGTGGCACCGGCCCGCACCGTGAAGGCCCTGGCGGCGCCGCCGTATCCGTCGGCCACCCGCAGACGGGTCCTGCTCTTCCCCTTGTTGGTGAAGGTCAGCTCGACGTCGTCGCCCGCGTGCCGTGCGCTCACCTCGGGCCCGGCGGTCCTGTTCGGGCCCCTGAAGACACGCAGGAAGCCGTTCGGGCCGTTCACCGTCAGGTCGTAGGAGCCGCCGGAGTACGCCGAGTTCCAGGTGTCGGAGACGGTCGCGCCGGCCCCGGTGGTGTAACTCCAGGGGCCGTCGGTGCGGTTGCCGGAGGTGACCAGGAACGCGGCGCCGGCCTTGGCGCCGGACGCGAAGGTGAGCGTGAACTTCCCGGCCGCCGTGTCCGCCGAACCGTCCACGTACGGCGTGTACCTGAGCGGGCGGGACGGACGCAGGCCGCGCTCCTGCCGGGGCAGCACGGGGTTGGCCGGAGGGGTCGGGACGTAGTCGGGGTGACGGTCGCCGTCCGGCGGCCGGTAGCCGTCGGTGTCGGGCAGGGCCACCGGCCCGGTGTCCCGGTGGGTGAAGTCGAACGCGGCGGTGAGGTCGCCGCAGACCGCGCGCCGCCAGGGCGAGATGTTCGGCTCGCGCACGCCGAAGCGGCGCTCCACGAACCGGATGATCGAGGTGTGGTCGAGCGTCTCGGAGCAGACGTAACCGCCCTTGCTCCAGGGCGAGACGACGAGCATCGGCACGCGCTGGCCGAGCCCGTACGGGCCGGCCGGGTGTCCGCCGTCGCCCTTGAACAGGTCCGGGCCGACCTCGACCGTCGACCTGCCCTGCGCGGCGGAGGCCGGTGGGAACGGCGGGACCAGGTGGTCGAAGAAGCCGTCGTTCTCGTCGTAGGTGATGAACAGGGCCGTCTTCGCCCACACCTTTGGGTCGGCGGTGAGCGCGTCGAGGACCTGCGCGATGTACCAGGCACCGTAGTTGGCGGGCCAGTTGGGGTGCTCGGTGAAGGCCTCGGGGGCGACGATCCAGGAGACCTGCGGCAGCGTGCCGCCCTTGACGTCGGCCTCCAGCCGGTCGAAGAAGCCCTCACCCTTGCGGGCGTCGGTACCGGTGCGGGCCTTGTCGTAGAGCGGGTCGCCGGGCTTGGCGTTGCGGTACTGGTCGAAGTAGAGCAGCGAGTTGTCGCCGTAGTTGCCGCGATAGGCGTCCGGGATCCAGCCCCAGGAGCCGTTCGCGTCGAGGCCGTCGCCGACGTCCTGGTAGATCTTCCAGGAGACCCCGGCCCGCTCCAGCCGCTCGGGGTACGTCGTCCAGCTGTATCCGGCCTCGTCGTTGCCGAGGACCGGGCCGCCGCCCTTGCCGTCGTTTCCGGTGTAACCCGTCCACATGTAGTAGCGGTTCGGGTCGGTGGAGCCGATGAAGGAGCAGTGGTAGGCGTCGCAGACGGTGAAGGAGTCGGCGAGCGCGTAGTGGAACGGGATGTCCTCGCGCGTCAGATACGCCATCGTCGTGGAGCCCTTCGAGGGCACCCACTTGTCGTACTTGCCCGCGTTGAAGGCGGCATGCCCGTCGTTCCAGCCGTGCGGGAGGTCCTGGAGGAAGGCGAGGCCCAGGTCGTCGGCGTCGGGGTGGAAGGGGAGGATGTCCTTCGTCCCGTCGGACTGGTGCCAGACCGACTTGCCGTTCGCCAGGGTGACCGGACGCGGGTCGCCGAAGCCGCGGACGCCTCTCAGCGAGCCGAAGTAGTGGTCGAAGGAACGGTTCTCCTGCATCAGGACGACGATGTGCTCGACGTCCTCGATCGTCCCCGAACGGTGGTTGGCCGGCAGTGCGGCGGCACGCTGGACGCTGGCGGACAGCGCGGTGAACGCCGTGGTGGCGCCCGCGACTTGGAGGAATCGGCGCCGGTTGACGTCGGGCATGAGTGAGGGACCTCTCGCCTTGGGGTGTGCTGAATCGGCTCACGAGCGCCGGATCATGACGGGATGCGCGCGCAAGGAGTGTTCCAGGAGCACCGAACGTCAGGGAAGGGCGCGATGGCGCCCGTGTGAAAGTCAGCGGTACGTGCGGGGTGGTGGGCAGCGCGTACCGCTTCACGCTCGCCCCGCCACGGACGCACCCGCACGCGCCGCACCCGGCGCCCCCGCGGCGCGGCGCGTGCGGGTCCGCCCGTGGGACCGCCGCCAGGTCCGCGCTGCGTACGGTGAGGGAATGCAGGCGATGTTCAACCACTGGCGGCGCTGGCTCGCCGCTCACGACCGGGCCCGGGACACCCTTCCCGCGGCGGTGGTCCTCTTCGTGGCGCTGTGGGCGACCGCCGTCCCGAGCGACGGCCACGGCTGGACGTGGCCGCGGCCGGCGGAACTCGGCTGGATCACCCTGGCCTGCGTCCCGCTGGTGTTCCGCAGCCGGGCGCCGCTCGTGGTGGCGGCCGTCGTCACCGTGCTGGAGGTCCTCGCCCGGGCAGCGACCGGAACCCAGGCGCTGGTGCCCGGAGCGAGTCTGGTCGCCGTCTACACCGTCGCCTCCCTGCGCCCGCGGCGCACCGCCTGGATCACCGCGGCGACGGTGGCCGTGGCCGTCGCGGCCACCGCCGTGGGCGTCGGCCTCGGTGACCAGAGCGGGGTGGCCACCAGCGTCCTGGTCAGGATCGACCTGGTGCTGCTGGCCGCCGGCCTCGGTGACGCCGTGCGCAGCCGCCGGGCCAAGCTGGCCCTGGTGGAGCAGCGCGCGGTGCTCGCCGAACAGACCCGCGAGGAGGAGGCCCGACGCCGCGTCACCGAGGAACGCGTCCGCATCGCCCGCGAACTGCACGATGTCGTCGCCCACCACATCACCCTCGTCAACGCCCAGGCCGGCGTGGCCCAGCACCTGGTGCGCACCGACGCGGAGAAGGCGTACCGGGCGCTGGGCGCGATCAAGGAGACCAGCCGCGCCGCGCTGGAGGAGCTCCGCGCCACCGTGGGACTGCTGCGGCAGGCCGACGACTCACCGCCGTCCCTGGCGCCCGCGCCAGGCCTGGAGGACCTGGACGGTCTGGTCGACGGCTTCCGCCGTACCGGGATGACGGTGGACGTGACCCGCACCGGAGCGGCCAGGCCTCTCACGCCCGCCACCGGCCTGGCCGCCTACCGCATCGTCCAGGAAGCCCTCACCAACACCCACAAGCACGCGGGGTCGGCCACCGCTCACATCACGCTCGTCTACGGCCCGGACACCCTGCGCCTCACGGTCGCCGACGACGGGGACGGCACCGCGCGGCCCGGTCCCGGCACCGGCCACGGGCTGATCGGCATGCGGGAACGCGCCACGGCCTTCGGCGGCACCCTCACCGCGGGCACCTCCCCCCGGGGCGGCTTCCGCGTCCACGCCGAACTCCCCCTGCCCGCCCCGAAAGGCAATCGATGACCATCCGCATCCTGCTCGCCGACGACCAGGCACTGCTGCGCGGCACCTTCCGGCTCCTGCTCGACAACGAGCCCGACATGGAGGTCGTCGCGGAGGCCTCCACCGGCCGCGAGGCCGTCGAACTGGCCCGCACCCACCGCG
It includes:
- a CDS encoding TetR/AcrR family transcriptional regulator, with protein sequence MTSQAADGPDTVAASRRSKITPEREREFFDAVLEQIRECGYDSFTMEAIAASTRCSKSTLYRQWKTKPQFVAAALRASRRVPLADIDSGSLAEDLRQAARAAGEWSGKDSKLIEALGHAVTQDRELALALREALVEPEIAALKEVLRRGVERGEVAADNPALEYIPAQMFGIMRVRPVLEGKYADPDYVVRFVEAAVLPALGLSGGAAPGAT
- a CDS encoding phosphatase PAP2 family protein is translated as MHARTEPAEAEPGAIARPPLVRELLLVAGLFLVYKFGRQLAAGHTTEAFHNAHRVWDLERAVHLPGEGSAQSLLLHGDTLAHLANTYYATVHFPATVAFLVWLYLRRPAHYVWARRILAALTSAALLTHLLFPLAPPRMLTATGLVDTARMYGPSVYGPPRTDHLSNQFAAMPSLHFGWALMVAIGLIVATRSRWRPLWLLHPLLTLLVIVGTANHYWLDALAATALLGLALAVIHPPHRTVTTAGRVQEKLVPAEEPVLVGAAR
- a CDS encoding phospholipid scramblase-related protein produces the protein MTTQSNTPAGWYPDPHGAPQTLRYWDGVQWTDNTNQAQQAAGQVPQQPAGPDARVQRQVQQQAGVAASGPGGGTLFTEPVLVVNQKAKLIELTNEYKVMDQGGNQIGSVVQVGQSALKKILRFIASIDQFMTHKLEIRDAYGQPQLLLTRPRKFLKSRVLVARPDGSPVGEIVQQNMIGKINFAIRVDGRQVGAIKAENWRAWNFAIVDHADNEVARITKTWEGLAKTMFTTADNYVLQIHYQLPEPLLSLVVATALTVDTALKQDSRGLG
- a CDS encoding phosphocholine-specific phospholipase C — protein: MPDVNRRRFLQVAGATTAFTALSASVQRAAALPANHRSGTIEDVEHIVVLMQENRSFDHYFGSLRGVRGFGDPRPVTLANGKSVWHQSDGTKDILPFHPDADDLGLAFLQDLPHGWNDGHAAFNAGKYDKWVPSKGSTTMAYLTREDIPFHYALADSFTVCDAYHCSFIGSTDPNRYYMWTGYTGNDGKGGGPVLGNDEAGYSWTTYPERLERAGVSWKIYQDVGDGLDANGSWGWIPDAYRGNYGDNSLLYFDQYRNAKPGDPLYDKARTGTDARKGEGFFDRLEADVKGGTLPQVSWIVAPEAFTEHPNWPANYGAWYIAQVLDALTADPKVWAKTALFITYDENDGFFDHLVPPFPPASAAQGRSTVEVGPDLFKGDGGHPAGPYGLGQRVPMLVVSPWSKGGYVCSETLDHTSIIRFVERRFGVREPNISPWRRAVCGDLTAAFDFTHRDTGPVALPDTDGYRPPDGDRHPDYVPTPPANPVLPRQERGLRPSRPLRYTPYVDGSADTAAGKFTLTFASGAKAGAAFLVTSGNRTDGPWSYTTGAGATVSDTWNSAYSGGSYDLTVNGPNGFLRVFRGPNRTAGPEVSARHAGDDVELTFTNKGKSRTRLRVADGYGGAARAFTVRAGATVRHTFDLSAGRRWYDLTVTSDADPAFLRRFAGHVENGRAGVSDPALATR
- a CDS encoding sensor histidine kinase, with translation MQAMFNHWRRWLAAHDRARDTLPAAVVLFVALWATAVPSDGHGWTWPRPAELGWITLACVPLVFRSRAPLVVAAVVTVLEVLARAATGTQALVPGASLVAVYTVASLRPRRTAWITAATVAVAVAATAVGVGLGDQSGVATSVLVRIDLVLLAAGLGDAVRSRRAKLALVEQRAVLAEQTREEEARRRVTEERVRIARELHDVVAHHITLVNAQAGVAQHLVRTDAEKAYRALGAIKETSRAALEELRATVGLLRQADDSPPSLAPAPGLEDLDGLVDGFRRTGMTVDVTRTGAARPLTPATGLAAYRIVQEALTNTHKHAGSATAHITLVYGPDTLRLTVADDGDGTARPGPGTGHGLIGMRERATAFGGTLTAGTSPRGGFRVHAELPLPAPKGNR